A window from Nitrosopumilus adriaticus encodes these proteins:
- a CDS encoding SMP-30/gluconolactonase/LRE family protein, protein MVFTIFLVSSALIPSSYALGDYDLISEWGQFGIAKDGHFSYPEFIAVDEEGNSYVSDLGNKRIQKFSSDGQYLTHWGQSGTLPGEFHYPAGIAVSGNFVYVADHDLHKIQKFYLNGTFTEQWGSKGIHDGQFKYPNGIAVDSENNVYVVDTGNQRIQKFTSDGEFVLSFGSSGMGTGQFLTAIGVDVDDEGYVYVTDKGNRKIEKFDSFGNWIRTLTFTGYDFTFSPGGIEISPEGKIYVVNSESGKVLSLDQDDSLYLNIFQKNGPFSQTFRTPTDIALGVNGELLVVDSSAHKIYSLETPAYTEPEIIEVIEIPEVVEPEIIESFSRDKINPTIMPPSDMILEATGLTTFVNIGEAIAADSESGIKSILNNAPEEFSLGVNKVTWIAFDNAGNTAEAYQTITIHACGHVYSDYNMIVGTNTDDFIQGTPNDDLIFGLDGSDIISGNDGNDCVFGGNGDDIIYGNNGTDTLSGGPGNDVLKGGYGFDILYSNSGSDVMDGGDDSDGCYSPENSQKDLLLNCES, encoded by the coding sequence ATGGTTTTTACAATCTTTTTAGTGTCTAGTGCTTTGATTCCTTCTTCATATGCACTGGGTGATTATGATTTAATCTCAGAGTGGGGTCAGTTTGGTATTGCAAAAGACGGACATTTTTCATATCCTGAATTCATTGCAGTAGATGAAGAAGGGAATTCTTATGTAAGTGATTTAGGAAATAAACGAATTCAAAAATTTTCCAGTGATGGACAATATCTTACTCACTGGGGACAAAGCGGAACTTTGCCTGGGGAATTTCATTATCCTGCTGGAATAGCAGTGAGTGGTAATTTTGTTTATGTTGCAGACCACGATTTGCATAAAATTCAAAAATTTTATCTGAATGGAACATTTACTGAACAATGGGGAAGTAAGGGAATCCATGATGGACAATTCAAATATCCAAATGGCATTGCAGTTGATTCAGAGAATAATGTCTATGTTGTAGATACAGGAAATCAAAGAATTCAAAAATTTACATCTGATGGGGAATTTGTTTTATCTTTTGGCTCAAGTGGAATGGGAACCGGTCAATTCCTTACTGCAATTGGAGTAGATGTTGACGATGAGGGATATGTGTATGTTACTGATAAAGGAAATCGTAAAATTGAAAAATTTGATTCTTTTGGAAATTGGATAAGAACACTTACTTTTACTGGATATGATTTTACCTTTTCTCCTGGAGGGATTGAGATTTCCCCTGAAGGAAAAATATATGTTGTAAATTCTGAAAGTGGCAAAGTCTTGTCTCTTGATCAAGATGATAGTCTGTATCTAAATATTTTTCAGAAAAATGGACCTTTTTCACAAACCTTTAGAACTCCTACAGACATTGCATTGGGAGTTAATGGTGAATTACTAGTTGTAGACTCTAGTGCACACAAAATTTATTCACTTGAGACGCCAGCTTACACTGAACCTGAAATCATTGAAGTGATTGAAATTCCCGAAGTTGTGGAACCTGAAATAATTGAATCCTTTTCCCGTGATAAAATTAATCCAACAATAATGCCTCCAAGTGATATGATTTTAGAAGCAACTGGTTTGACTACTTTTGTAAATATTGGTGAGGCAATAGCTGCTGATAGTGAAAGTGGAATTAAATCAATTTTGAATAATGCTCCTGAGGAATTCTCTCTAGGTGTTAACAAAGTGACTTGGATTGCATTTGACAATGCTGGAAATACTGCTGAAGCCTACCAAACCATCACAATTCATGCATGTGGACACGTTTATTCTGATTATAATATGATCGTAGGTACCAATACTGATGATTTCATTCAGGGAACTCCAAATGATGATCTGATTTTTGGATTAGATGGATCTGACATCATCAGTGGTAATGATGGAAATGACTGTGTTTTTGGTGGAAATGGTGATGATATAATTTATGGAAATAATGGAACTGATACATTATCAGGTGGTCCTGGAAATGATGTTCTAAAAGGAGGCTATGGATTTGACATTCTATATTCTAATTCAGGCTCCGATGTTATGGATGGCGGTGATGATTCTGATGGCTGTTACTCTCCAGAAAATTCCCAAAAAGATCTTTTGTTAAATTGTGAATCATAA
- a CDS encoding ABC transporter permease: MNTLMYDTYTIFWRELKRYKKSRSGVLIRLIQPAIWIIVIGNTFSGTQPLIQSVGFEGEYIEFMAPGVIILTAIFTSIFGGVNTLWDRRYGFMNKALTSPISRSAVALGKMSAISLIAALQASLILGIALAIGVNFPNPIMIAPIMAIVILFSLGFSGISVIVAATAKSQETFWGVINFLGMPLFMLSPALFPLELLPDWLAVIAKLNPVTYTVLLVRELMTGVSEGGISIVLSLGVISVFVLVMVGLASYVFTREVNKPF, translated from the coding sequence ATGAATACATTGATGTATGATACTTATACAATTTTTTGGAGAGAGTTAAAGAGATACAAAAAATCTCGAAGTGGCGTTTTAATTCGTTTAATTCAACCTGCGATTTGGATTATTGTTATCGGAAATACTTTTTCAGGAACTCAACCACTAATTCAATCAGTTGGGTTTGAAGGCGAATACATAGAGTTTATGGCACCTGGTGTCATAATTCTAACTGCAATTTTTACAAGTATTTTTGGTGGCGTCAATACTTTGTGGGATAGACGTTATGGCTTTATGAATAAGGCGTTGACTTCTCCTATATCTCGTTCTGCTGTGGCACTTGGAAAAATGTCTGCAATTTCACTGATTGCTGCCCTGCAAGCTAGTCTGATTTTGGGAATTGCTTTGGCAATAGGTGTGAACTTTCCCAATCCTATAATGATTGCGCCAATCATGGCAATTGTAATTTTGTTTTCGTTGGGTTTTTCTGGAATATCTGTAATTGTAGCAGCTACTGCAAAGTCTCAAGAAACTTTTTGGGGGGTGATAAATTTTCTAGGGATGCCTCTGTTTATGCTGAGTCCTGCACTGTTCCCATTAGAATTACTTCCTGATTGGCTTGCAGTAATTGCAAAACTCAACCCTGTGACATACACGGTATTGCTTGTAAGGGAATTAATGACCGGTGTCTCAGAGGGTGGAATCTCAATTGTATTGAGTCTGGGGGTAATCTCTGTATTTGTTTTAGTTATGGTGGGGCTTGCAAGCTATGTCTTTACGCGAGAAGTGAACAAACCATTTTGA
- a CDS encoding ATP-binding cassette domain-containing protein, whose protein sequence is MPAIETKSLTKSFGDVIAVNDISFSVESGEIFGFLGPNGAGKSTTMMILTTLLKPTSGQALISGFDVVKDAKKVRESIGYVQQETTVDEYLTGRENLILQAKLNHIPKNQINKRIDDILELIELSDKQHDSVVTYSGGMRKRLDIAGGLLHRPKALFLDEPTVGLDIQTRRKIWKYLKKIHDEFEMTIFLTTHYMEEADQLCDRVGIIDGGKIQVIDTPQNMKNAMGNEVISIIIGDEENHDSFLSQLHEIEFVNKINVDGSKLTLFASNGAEVIPKIFQISSALKIKIVSIALTQPTLDDVFISYTGHEIRDDDSKFNRKREHAKMKRLRA, encoded by the coding sequence TTGCCTGCTATAGAAACAAAATCTCTAACAAAATCATTTGGAGATGTGATTGCTGTAAATGATATCTCTTTTTCAGTTGAAAGTGGAGAAATATTTGGATTTCTAGGGCCTAATGGTGCTGGAAAAAGTACAACTATGATGATTCTTACAACTTTGCTAAAACCAACATCTGGCCAAGCTTTGATTTCAGGATTTGATGTGGTGAAAGATGCAAAAAAAGTTAGAGAAAGCATTGGTTATGTCCAACAAGAGACTACAGTTGATGAATATCTAACTGGCAGAGAGAATTTAATTTTGCAGGCAAAACTAAACCATATCCCAAAAAATCAAATCAATAAAAGAATTGATGATATTTTAGAATTAATTGAATTAAGTGATAAACAACATGACTCTGTTGTCACTTATTCAGGCGGCATGAGAAAAAGACTAGATATTGCCGGTGGCCTTTTACATAGACCAAAAGCATTGTTTCTTGATGAGCCTACTGTGGGCTTGGACATTCAGACTAGGAGGAAAATTTGGAAATATCTGAAAAAAATCCATGATGAGTTTGAGATGACTATCTTTCTTACAACCCACTACATGGAAGAGGCTGATCAACTATGTGATAGAGTTGGAATTATTGATGGTGGAAAAATACAGGTAATTGACACTCCTCAAAATATGAAAAATGCAATGGGCAATGAAGTAATTTCAATTATCATTGGAGATGAAGAAAATCATGATTCATTTTTATCACAACTTCATGAGATAGAGTTTGTAAACAAAATTAATGTAGATGGATCCAAACTAACTCTCTTTGCTTCAAATGGAGCAGAAGTAATCCCAAAAATTTTTCAAATCTCATCTGCTCTTAAAATTAAAATCGTTTCAATTGCTTTGACACAACCAACACTTGATGATGTATTCATTTCATACACTGGACATGAAATAAGAGATGATGATTCAAAGTTTAATCGAAAAAGAGAGCATGCAAAGATGAAGAGGTTACGTGCATGA
- a CDS encoding PRC-barrel domain-containing protein: protein MIEISDIWYDKQICRYGTMSVKLEGMPTNIATADSFTGKKVIDREGIRYGKVKHIHIHQDTLTVSGVTIHQGFNKDYFLSEDYIDKFSEETLLLSRPPVRTGVSVVDIDGHKIGKVKRLHRNPDTNDLESIEVSNGLMHSKILSKSEIWGIGERVILRMTREEFKKLE from the coding sequence TTGATAGAAATTTCTGATATTTGGTATGATAAGCAAATCTGCAGATACGGTACCATGTCCGTAAAACTAGAAGGAATGCCTACAAACATTGCAACTGCTGACTCTTTTACTGGAAAAAAAGTCATTGATAGAGAGGGAATTCGATATGGCAAAGTCAAACATATCCATATCCATCAAGACACCCTCACAGTATCTGGAGTGACAATCCATCAGGGATTCAACAAGGATTATTTTCTTTCAGAGGATTATATTGACAAATTTTCTGAGGAAACTCTACTTCTTAGCAGACCTCCAGTAAGAACAGGAGTATCTGTTGTTGATATTGATGGCCATAAAATTGGCAAAGTCAAACGGTTACACAGAAATCCTGATACCAATGATCTTGAATCAATTGAAGTTAGTAATGGATTAATGCATTCAAAAATCTTATCCAAATCCGAAATTTGGGGAATTGGTGAACGAGTCATACTTAGAATGACCAGAGAAGAATTCAAAAAACTTGAATGA